A region of Kiritimatiellia bacterium DNA encodes the following proteins:
- a CDS encoding flavodoxin family protein: MLGAGERFSGKRGRQKVGFAEERHAVLLLDAIEEVPMNAERMSRRSFARVGALAAVGPFVAAGPAGGAGPAKIIGVACSPRRGMTTAKAVQAALDAAAAAGVAVELLDLGGLRVGGYSKPPPEDDFTPLLARFGDPAVAGLIIGSPCYFRAPSALCRAFIERLAPLREPTMRLQGKPVGVVAVGAFRNGGQELVIAEILTSMLCFGMVAVGGDAPAFQGATVLSKDDDIAGDELGLDTCRKLGQRMAQLVASRGGERLA, from the coding sequence GTGTTGGGAGCGGGGGAACGCTTCAGCGGCAAGCGCGGTCGGCAAAAGGTTGGATTTGCGGAGGAGCGCCATGCTGTGCTACTGCTGGATGCGATTGAGGAGGTCCCAATGAATGCGGAGAGGATGAGTCGGCGCTCATTTGCAAGAGTCGGGGCACTTGCGGCGGTCGGTCCGTTCGTGGCGGCGGGGCCGGCTGGTGGTGCGGGGCCGGCGAAGATCATTGGGGTGGCGTGCAGTCCCCGCCGCGGCATGACCACCGCGAAGGCAGTGCAGGCGGCGCTGGACGCGGCGGCGGCGGCAGGTGTGGCGGTGGAGCTGTTGGACCTGGGGGGGCTGCGGGTTGGGGGCTATTCGAAGCCGCCGCCGGAGGACGATTTCACGCCGCTGCTGGCCCGGTTTGGGGATCCGGCCGTCGCGGGGCTGATCATCGGATCGCCCTGCTATTTCCGCGCGCCCAGTGCGCTCTGTCGTGCGTTCATCGAGCGGCTGGCGCCATTGCGCGAGCCGACGATGCGGCTGCAGGGCAAGCCGGTGGGGGTGGTGGCGGTGGGCGCCTTCCGCAATGGCGGACAGGAGCTGGTGATCGCTGAAATTCTGACCTCGATGCTGTGTTTTGGGATGGTGGCGGTGGGCGGGGATGCGCCGGCGTTTCAGGGCGCGACGGTGTTGTCGAAGGACGATGACATCGCCGGGGATGAACTTGGCCTGGACACCTGCCGAAAATTGGGGCAGCGGATGGCGCAGCTCGTCGCCTCTCGCGGTGGGGAAAGATTGGCGTAA
- a CDS encoding leucyl aminopeptidase family protein — MPLMPVVGAAARRRIEDWLRRTRDAAKPGTVTLLPGDGADGAGWWVLSGAGETPRPPLWRVEHSLGAAVRACDSRQIQVLEASLGMGEGEPASVARRLAFAAVLAGGWPDKPQQKVPRRGTLRLELVGAEGREVSRSAAAGAGEAEALLEVVELANRPGNEAPPSVIARETSRICRRHGLRCRVHDHRALQRAGCGALLAVGRGSAHPPCLIEIEYRGRGAGRRPLALVGKTITFDSGGLSLKPWKGMQMMRYDKSGGMAVLGAMVLAAVRRLPLWVTGWLPVAENMPDGAAVRPGDVLRTRAGLTVEVVSTDAEGRLILADAIAMAADRRPEVIVDIATLTGAVVVALGHHAAAVLGNDDGLIAALRAAGEECGERLWPLPLWPEYDGALASEFADLANSDAGEHGAGTILGAVFLKRFVPEGVRWAHLDVAGTARDSAGAAHRRAGATLFGARLLAEWLTRHHDASTRS, encoded by the coding sequence ATGCCCTTGATGCCGGTTGTTGGTGCCGCGGCGCGGCGGCGGATCGAGGATTGGCTGCGGCGGACGCGGGACGCGGCGAAGCCGGGTACGGTCACGTTGCTGCCCGGCGATGGAGCGGACGGCGCGGGGTGGTGGGTGCTGAGCGGCGCCGGAGAGACACCGCGGCCGCCGCTGTGGCGGGTTGAGCACTCGCTGGGCGCGGCGGTGCGGGCGTGCGATTCGCGTCAGATCCAGGTTCTGGAGGCCTCGTTGGGGATGGGGGAGGGTGAGCCGGCCTCGGTGGCGCGGCGGCTTGCGTTTGCGGCGGTGTTGGCGGGGGGGTGGCCGGACAAACCCCAACAGAAGGTTCCTCGTCGTGGGACGCTACGGTTGGAGTTGGTCGGTGCAGAGGGCCGGGAGGTGTCGCGGTCGGCCGCGGCCGGTGCGGGCGAAGCGGAAGCGCTGCTCGAGGTTGTGGAACTGGCGAATCGGCCGGGCAACGAGGCGCCACCGTCGGTGATTGCGCGGGAAACCTCCCGCATCTGTCGGCGGCATGGGCTGCGGTGCCGGGTGCACGACCATCGGGCGCTGCAGCGGGCCGGCTGTGGCGCGCTGCTGGCCGTGGGTCGCGGTAGTGCGCATCCGCCGTGTTTGATCGAGATCGAGTATCGCGGCCGCGGCGCCGGCCGGCGGCCGCTGGCGCTGGTGGGCAAAACCATCACATTTGATTCCGGCGGCCTGTCGCTCAAGCCGTGGAAGGGCATGCAGATGATGCGCTACGACAAGAGCGGCGGGATGGCGGTGCTCGGCGCGATGGTGCTGGCCGCGGTGCGGCGACTGCCGTTGTGGGTGACCGGCTGGCTGCCGGTGGCGGAAAACATGCCGGACGGCGCCGCGGTGCGGCCCGGCGATGTGCTGCGAACGCGCGCGGGGCTGACCGTTGAAGTGGTCTCAACGGATGCGGAGGGCCGGTTGATTCTGGCGGATGCGATCGCGATGGCGGCGGACCGGCGCCCCGAGGTGATCGTGGACATTGCGACGCTGACCGGCGCGGTGGTGGTCGCGCTGGGCCATCACGCGGCGGCGGTGCTGGGGAACGACGATGGACTGATCGCGGCGCTGCGGGCGGCCGGCGAGGAGTGTGGCGAACGGTTGTGGCCGCTGCCGCTGTGGCCCGAGTACGACGGCGCGCTGGCGAGCGAGTTTGCAGATCTCGCGAATTCGGACGCCGGTGAGCACGGGGCAGGGACGATCCTCGGTGCGGTGTTTCTGAAGCGGTTTGTTCCGGAGGGCGTGCGCTGGGCGCATCTCGATGTGGCGGGCACCGCACGCGACTCGGCGGGTGCTGCCCACCGTCGAGCCGGTGCAACGCTGTTTGGCGCGCGGCTGCTCGCGGAGTGGCTCACACGGCATCACGACGCATCCACGCGGAGCTGA
- the xerD gene encoding site-specific tyrosine recombinase XerD, which yields MRPFIDQFIEFLELERGLSPHTLAAYRTDLREFERFLAARRVASPAEIGRAEIVAFLMEGRDAGLRSPTIARRLAAIRSWFRYLHGEGLLAADVAETMDAPKLWRALPDALTQREADRLLAAPDLDRAHGVRDRALLELMYATGLRVSEVAGLTLDRVRLEERVLRCLGKGGRERLVPFGETARAWLLRYLEEERPRLAGRRASSALFLSARGGALNRRTIWAIVRRSAARAGLAKRVHPHTLRHTFATHLLANGAPLRVIQELLGHADIATTQIYTHVDAGRLKQVHERYHPRA from the coding sequence GTGCGGCCGTTCATTGACCAGTTCATCGAGTTTCTCGAGCTCGAGCGGGGACTGAGTCCCCACACGCTGGCGGCGTATCGGACGGACCTTCGCGAGTTCGAGCGGTTTCTTGCCGCGCGACGGGTCGCTTCACCGGCGGAAATCGGGCGGGCGGAGATCGTCGCCTTTTTGATGGAGGGGCGGGATGCGGGGCTGCGCAGTCCGACGATTGCGCGCCGGCTGGCGGCGATCCGGTCCTGGTTCCGGTACCTGCACGGTGAGGGGCTACTGGCGGCGGACGTCGCGGAGACGATGGATGCGCCGAAACTTTGGCGCGCGCTGCCGGACGCGCTCACGCAGCGGGAGGCGGATCGGCTGCTGGCGGCGCCGGATCTGGACCGGGCGCACGGTGTGCGCGACCGTGCGCTTCTGGAGCTGATGTACGCGACGGGGCTGAGGGTGTCGGAAGTGGCGGGGTTGACGCTCGATCGCGTGCGGCTGGAGGAACGCGTGCTGCGGTGTCTTGGCAAGGGGGGACGCGAGCGGTTGGTGCCGTTTGGCGAGACCGCGCGCGCGTGGTTGCTGCGGTATCTCGAGGAAGAGCGACCGCGGTTGGCGGGCCGCCGCGCCTCGTCGGCGCTGTTCCTTTCCGCACGGGGTGGGGCGCTGAACCGGCGTACGATCTGGGCGATCGTGCGGCGATCGGCCGCGCGGGCGGGGCTGGCGAAGCGCGTTCATCCGCACACGCTGCGGCACACGTTTGCGACGCATTTGCTTGCGAACGGCGCGCCGCTGCGTGTGATCCAGGAGCTGCTCGGCCACGCGGACATCGCGACGACGCAGATTTACACCCACGTGGACGCGGGACGGCTCAAGCAGGTTCACGAGCGGTACCACCCGCGCGCCTAG
- a CDS encoding purine-nucleoside phosphorylase has product MSIGGPWGGVDAERLAAAVEAVRRRWPDVRPAGGMVLGSGWSSVAESFEARDAMRYDDIPALGAPTVEGHGGRLIRATVRGGDLLIFAGRRHFYEGEGWTPVVAPVHILLALGASRLLLTNAAGGIAPHWRPGDMMVIRDHLHLMGSNPLMGPPLGAWGGVRFPAMTDAYSPRLRETLLSLSRAAGVRAAPGVYAALSGPMYETPAEVEWLRRIGADAVGMSTTPEVIVARAAGIEVAGVSCISNLAAGAGAGAPSHEEVTATLRAAAPAAARWLRAFWEAELA; this is encoded by the coding sequence ATGAGCATCGGTGGGCCCTGGGGCGGAGTGGATGCGGAGCGACTGGCCGCCGCGGTCGAGGCGGTTCGGCGTCGCTGGCCCGACGTACGGCCGGCGGGCGGGATGGTGCTGGGGTCAGGCTGGAGCTCCGTCGCGGAGTCGTTCGAGGCGCGGGACGCGATGCGCTACGACGACATCCCGGCGTTGGGCGCGCCGACTGTGGAGGGGCATGGTGGCCGGCTGATTCGAGCGACGGTGCGGGGGGGGGATCTTTTGATTTTCGCTGGACGGCGCCACTTCTACGAGGGAGAGGGATGGACGCCGGTGGTCGCGCCGGTGCACATCCTGCTGGCGTTGGGCGCGTCGCGGTTGCTGCTGACGAACGCGGCGGGCGGGATCGCCCCGCACTGGCGCCCGGGGGACATGATGGTGATCCGCGACCATCTGCATTTGATGGGCTCGAATCCGCTGATGGGGCCGCCGCTCGGCGCGTGGGGCGGCGTGCGCTTTCCCGCGATGACCGATGCGTATTCGCCGCGGTTGCGCGAGACGCTGCTGTCGCTGTCGCGTGCGGCGGGTGTGCGCGCGGCGCCGGGGGTGTACGCTGCGCTGAGCGGGCCGATGTACGAGACGCCCGCGGAAGTGGAGTGGCTGCGCCGCATCGGCGCCGACGCGGTGGGCATGTCGACGACGCCGGAAGTGATTGTGGCACGGGCGGCGGGGATCGAGGTGGCCGGCGTCAGCTGCATTTCGAACCTTGCGGCGGGCGCGGGGGCTGGGGCGCCTTCGCACGAGGAGGTCACCGCGACGCTTCGGGCCGCCGCGCCGGCCGCTGCGCGCTGGTTGCGCGCATTTTGGGAGGCGGAGCTCGCATGA
- a CDS encoding phosphoribosylaminoimidazolesuccinocarboxamide synthase — MDRAYTIIDIPELRRVKSGKVREMFDLGECWLLVATDRISAFDCVLPTGIPAKGHVLNLMSAFWFRHLADVVPNHCVSVRFGDLPSVLQEYRGLLRGRTMIVRKADVLPVECIVRGYLAGSGWKEYQATGAIGGMPLRAGYRLADRLDEPLFTPSTKAAAGHDVNITLEETAKLIGAELAARVRDISLELYRRAAAWAAERGIIIADTKFEFGLIDGQLHLVDEVLTPDSSRFWPADRYEPGRNPPSFDKQYVRDYLESLPWNKTPPAPELPAEVVERTRVKYIEAFQRITGRALSAAIADA; from the coding sequence ATGGATCGCGCCTACACCATCATTGACATCCCCGAGCTACGGAGGGTCAAAAGCGGCAAGGTGCGCGAAATGTTTGACCTCGGGGAATGCTGGCTGCTGGTCGCGACCGACCGCATCTCCGCGTTCGATTGCGTTCTGCCGACCGGAATTCCGGCGAAAGGACACGTTTTGAATCTGATGTCGGCGTTTTGGTTTCGCCACCTTGCCGACGTGGTGCCGAACCACTGTGTGTCGGTGCGGTTTGGCGATCTGCCGTCGGTGCTGCAGGAATACCGGGGGCTGCTGCGGGGTCGGACGATGATCGTGAGGAAGGCCGATGTCCTGCCGGTGGAGTGCATCGTCCGCGGTTACCTTGCCGGGTCGGGATGGAAGGAATACCAGGCGACGGGTGCGATCGGTGGCATGCCACTGCGGGCGGGGTACCGGCTGGCCGACCGCCTGGACGAGCCGCTGTTCACGCCGTCCACCAAGGCGGCGGCGGGCCACGATGTGAACATCACGTTGGAGGAGACGGCGAAGCTGATCGGCGCGGAGCTCGCCGCGCGCGTGCGGGACATCAGCCTGGAACTGTACCGGCGCGCCGCCGCGTGGGCTGCCGAACGGGGCATCATCATCGCCGATACGAAATTCGAGTTTGGCCTGATTGACGGACAGCTCCATCTGGTCGACGAGGTGTTGACGCCGGACAGCTCGCGCTTCTGGCCCGCGGACCGGTACGAGCCCGGTCGGAATCCGCCCTCGTTCGACAAGCAGTACGTTCGCGATTACCTCGAGTCGCTACCGTGGAACAAGACACCGCCGGCGCCCGAGCTGCCCGCGGAGGTGGTCGAGCGCACACGGGTGAAGTACATCGAGGCCTTTCAGCGAATCACTGGGCGGGCGCTCTCCGCGGCGATTGCGGACGCCTGA
- a CDS encoding metal ABC transporter substrate-binding protein, giving the protein MNFQHRVATVLTPAALLVGVTAAGSLRLVTTTEDLAAIAREIGGDRVAVRSICRGWEDPHSVQGRPSFVLAARDADLWIRVGLDLEAGWEPAVLENARNPRILPGRPGHLDAATLIEPLDVATGRLSRSAGHVHPAGNPHYWTDPWNGRLLARGIAERLTRLDPTGATNYTARLADFERRLDTAMFGSQLLTRLTGDEAWAAQRAGELDSRAASLGLSPGGWYAAMRPFRGTRLLTYHRSWTYFAHRFGLHIAGEIEPQPGVPPSGAWLDSLAERARAAGVRFILQEPHYSDRAARRLARDTGARVVIAPISVGGAPEVSGYIALLDEIVRRICEARR; this is encoded by the coding sequence ATGAACTTTCAACATCGCGTCGCCACCGTCCTTACCCCCGCCGCGCTGCTGGTCGGCGTCACGGCCGCCGGCTCCCTTCGGCTGGTGACCACCACCGAGGACCTCGCCGCAATCGCACGCGAGATTGGGGGGGACCGCGTTGCCGTGCGCTCGATCTGCCGCGGGTGGGAGGACCCTCATTCGGTGCAGGGCCGTCCATCCTTTGTGCTGGCAGCACGCGATGCGGACCTCTGGATCCGCGTCGGACTGGACCTCGAAGCCGGATGGGAGCCGGCGGTGCTCGAAAACGCCCGCAACCCGCGCATCCTGCCCGGCCGCCCCGGCCATCTGGACGCTGCCACGCTCATCGAGCCGCTCGACGTTGCGACCGGGCGGCTGAGTCGCTCCGCCGGCCACGTGCACCCCGCCGGCAATCCCCACTACTGGACGGATCCTTGGAACGGCCGGCTGCTCGCCCGCGGGATCGCAGAACGTCTGACGAGGCTCGATCCGACGGGCGCCACCAACTACACGGCCCGCCTCGCCGACTTTGAACGCCGGCTGGACACCGCCATGTTTGGCTCGCAGCTGCTCACCCGCCTCACCGGCGACGAAGCGTGGGCGGCACAACGGGCGGGCGAGCTGGACAGTCGGGCCGCATCGCTCGGCCTCAGCCCCGGCGGCTGGTACGCCGCGATGCGACCGTTCCGAGGCACCCGGCTCCTCACCTACCACCGGAGCTGGACCTATTTCGCACACCGGTTTGGCCTCCACATCGCCGGCGAGATCGAGCCCCAACCCGGCGTGCCCCCCTCGGGCGCGTGGCTCGACTCGCTCGCCGAACGCGCGCGTGCCGCAGGCGTGCGCTTCATCCTTCAAGAACCGCATTACTCCGACCGGGCCGCGCGTCGGCTCGCGCGAGACACCGGCGCGCGGGTTGTGATCGCGCCGATCAGCGTCGGCGGAGCGCCAGAGGTCTCCGGCTACATCGCGCTGCTCGACGAAATTGTACGGCGCATATGCGAGGCACGGCGATGA
- a CDS encoding TonB-dependent receptor — protein sequence MKSALETTTVPIALAIIALTLAAAGQTDRDAAASGRRMQPTFNPDISAILDVFYHDDDSAEGIRHVLRELPGFRAHHSRSHNGDHSHPETPRQGFNLRHVELVLSAAVDPYARGMVNVVVTRAGAELEEAWFETLSLPLGLKLKGGKFYSDFGYINPRHPHEWDFADQPLVYRLMLGEHGLNDTGLQLSWLAPTPWYLLVGAELFQGESEAFSHAGDAPLPPHDAPRLCVGWLKFGPPVPGPHGLQIGTFGILGRHQEEHDEDQDGEPDHWLDGEAIIWGADAVYKYDAARPYGEGDLTIQGEYARRDRSLGLVAHKLRPELIGRALETAQDGYYLQAVYGVLPRWRLGVRWEQAGLINRDELPDGSVDESDPSWKASAMLEFAPSEFSRFRAQVSRGRYELADGADTVTELYLQAIFSLGAHGAHKF from the coding sequence ATGAAATCTGCTCTCGAGACAACTACTGTACCGATCGCTCTCGCGATCATTGCCCTCACATTGGCCGCGGCGGGCCAAACCGATCGCGACGCGGCGGCCTCTGGCCGGCGAATGCAACCGACGTTCAACCCCGACATTTCGGCAATCCTCGATGTGTTCTACCACGACGATGACAGTGCGGAGGGTATCCGACATGTGCTCAGAGAGCTTCCCGGCTTCCGCGCCCACCATTCTCGTTCGCACAACGGCGATCACTCACACCCGGAGACACCGCGCCAGGGGTTCAACCTGCGGCACGTGGAGCTGGTTCTCTCCGCCGCAGTCGATCCGTACGCGCGAGGCATGGTGAACGTCGTCGTCACGCGCGCCGGCGCTGAGCTCGAGGAAGCGTGGTTCGAGACGCTCTCCCTGCCGCTGGGCTTGAAACTAAAGGGCGGCAAGTTCTACAGCGACTTCGGCTACATCAATCCTCGACACCCCCACGAGTGGGACTTCGCGGACCAACCGCTCGTCTACCGGCTGATGCTCGGCGAACACGGGCTGAATGATACCGGTCTGCAGCTGAGCTGGCTGGCGCCCACGCCGTGGTACCTGCTCGTCGGCGCGGAGCTCTTCCAAGGCGAATCGGAGGCGTTCTCGCATGCTGGCGACGCGCCGCTGCCGCCGCACGACGCGCCGCGACTCTGCGTCGGTTGGTTGAAGTTCGGCCCTCCCGTGCCGGGTCCCCACGGCCTCCAGATCGGTACCTTCGGCATCCTCGGCCGCCACCAGGAGGAACACGACGAGGATCAGGACGGCGAACCCGATCACTGGCTGGATGGTGAAGCGATCATCTGGGGAGCCGACGCCGTCTACAAGTACGACGCCGCTCGCCCGTACGGCGAGGGCGATCTCACCATCCAGGGCGAATACGCCCGCCGGGATCGCAGCCTCGGTCTGGTCGCTCACAAGCTTCGCCCTGAACTGATCGGCCGAGCTCTCGAAACGGCGCAGGACGGGTACTACCTGCAGGCGGTGTATGGTGTTCTGCCCCGCTGGCGCCTGGGAGTGCGCTGGGAGCAGGCGGGGCTGATCAACCGCGACGAGCTGCCCGATGGCTCGGTGGACGAGTCGGACCCCTCTTGGAAAGCCTCCGCGATGCTGGAGTTCGCGCCTTCCGAATTCTCGCGATTCCGCGCGCAGGTAAGCCGCGGCCGATACGAACTGGCGGACGGTGCCGACACGGTCACAGAGCTTTACCTCCAGGCGATCTTCTCACTCGGCGCACACGGTGCGCACAAGTTCTGA
- a CDS encoding metal ABC transporter permease, producing the protein MKDTLAALLHSFPEAILTGAIAALALGWLGLFVVLRGAVFMALAMAEASVFGAAVAEHWHAPVLPSSTAAGLLAAALGAGPGTRRRLPREAIVAVVFLGAAALTLLAGARAGPGLRELRAALEGELILATPADLRVALLILLPTAALARLAARPLLYVMFDRECARILAMRPTLWETALFAVLAVAVATATRIVGPLLVLCHLVVPPAAGLMLCRQWSAVMRTSAVVGVGSTILGLAVSYRNDLPTSATIVATSVAMLLGVTAAGSLLRTIGRRLATVSAAPPPR; encoded by the coding sequence ATGAAGGACACGCTCGCCGCGCTCCTGCATTCATTTCCGGAGGCAATCCTCACCGGAGCGATCGCCGCTCTCGCGCTCGGCTGGCTCGGACTGTTTGTCGTGCTGCGCGGCGCGGTCTTTATGGCCCTGGCCATGGCCGAAGCCTCGGTATTCGGTGCGGCCGTCGCGGAGCACTGGCATGCGCCCGTGCTGCCGAGTTCCACCGCGGCCGGACTGCTGGCAGCGGCGCTCGGCGCCGGCCCCGGCACGCGCCGACGTCTGCCCCGCGAAGCCATCGTTGCAGTGGTCTTCCTCGGTGCCGCCGCCCTCACGCTGCTGGCGGGCGCCCGCGCGGGCCCCGGTCTACGCGAACTCCGCGCCGCGCTCGAGGGCGAGCTGATCCTCGCCACGCCGGCGGACCTGCGCGTCGCGCTTCTCATTCTGCTACCCACGGCCGCACTGGCCCGGCTCGCCGCACGCCCGTTGCTCTACGTGATGTTCGACCGAGAGTGCGCACGCATCCTCGCGATGCGGCCCACCCTCTGGGAAACCGCACTCTTCGCTGTCCTCGCTGTCGCCGTGGCCACAGCGACCCGCATCGTCGGACCGCTGCTGGTGCTTTGTCACCTCGTCGTGCCGCCCGCCGCCGGGCTGATGCTATGTCGCCAGTGGTCCGCGGTGATGCGCACTTCCGCAGTGGTCGGCGTCGGCTCGACGATCCTTGGGCTCGCGGTTTCATACCGCAACGACCTGCCCACCTCCGCAACGATCGTGGCGACATCGGTCGCGATGCTGCTGGGCGTCACAGCGGCCGGCTCACTCCTGCGCACGATCGGCCGGCGGCTTGCGACGGTCTCCGCGGCTCCCCCACCGCGATGA
- the amrS gene encoding AmmeMemoRadiSam system radical SAM enzyme, producing the protein MLNTRFPAPSRPLEDGRVECGLCPHRCKLAEGARGICFARRARAGQVELAAYGRISGVAVDPIEKKPLYHFLPGSRSLSFGTIGCNLLCRFCQNWHISKPSDESALDPEPVAPEQIAQTARRAGCASVSYTYNEPIVSYEFTLDCAAAVREAGARNVAVTAGYIEPEPRATFFRWMDAANIDLKSFRESFYRRLCGVHLAPVLETIEYVGRLGSCWLELTTLIIPGENDSPGEIRELAEWIVERLGPDVPLHFSAFHPNYRMQDRPATPLATLREARRIAKAVGVRHVYTGNVWDEEGATTWCARCGAALIRRRGFAVVEMRLAQGACPDCGERCPGVWA; encoded by the coding sequence ATGTTGAACACCCGATTTCCCGCTCCCAGCCGGCCTCTAGAGGATGGCCGCGTGGAATGCGGCCTCTGCCCGCATCGCTGCAAGCTTGCCGAGGGCGCGCGAGGGATTTGTTTCGCTCGCCGTGCGCGGGCGGGGCAGGTCGAGCTGGCGGCGTACGGGCGGATCAGCGGCGTGGCAGTGGATCCGATCGAGAAGAAACCGCTGTATCACTTCCTGCCCGGCAGTCGCTCGCTGTCCTTCGGCACGATCGGCTGCAATCTGTTGTGCCGCTTCTGCCAGAACTGGCACATCAGCAAGCCGAGCGACGAGTCCGCGCTGGATCCCGAACCGGTCGCACCGGAGCAGATCGCGCAGACCGCCCGCCGGGCGGGGTGCGCGAGCGTGTCCTACACGTACAACGAGCCGATCGTCAGCTACGAGTTCACGCTCGATTGCGCGGCGGCGGTCCGCGAAGCGGGCGCGCGAAACGTCGCGGTGACTGCCGGCTACATCGAGCCAGAGCCTCGTGCGACGTTCTTCCGGTGGATGGATGCGGCGAATATTGATCTCAAATCCTTTCGCGAGTCGTTCTACCGGCGTCTGTGCGGCGTCCATCTGGCGCCGGTGTTGGAGACGATCGAGTATGTGGGGCGGCTCGGCTCGTGCTGGCTGGAACTGACCACGCTGATCATTCCAGGAGAGAACGATTCGCCGGGCGAAATCCGGGAACTCGCCGAGTGGATTGTCGAGCGGTTGGGACCGGACGTGCCGTTACACTTTTCCGCATTCCATCCGAACTACCGGATGCAGGACCGGCCGGCGACGCCGCTCGCGACGCTGCGCGAGGCCCGTAGGATCGCGAAAGCGGTGGGGGTGCGGCACGTGTACACGGGCAATGTCTGGGACGAAGAGGGCGCGACCACCTGGTGTGCGCGGTGCGGTGCGGCGCTAATCCGGCGACGCGGCTTTGCGGTGGTGGAGATGCGGCTGGCGCAGGGTGCCTGCCCAGATTGCGGGGAGCGATGTCCGGGGGTATGGGCCTGA
- the cdd gene encoding cytidine deaminase — MNSSGKGRDLMAAARQAVAAAHAPYSGYRVGAAVQDERGRVFVGVNVENASYGLTLCAERVAVGSAVAAGARRIVAVAVTASGRATPWPCGACRQVLTEFADESTPVWVAAAAGRVRRTTVGALLPYAFRFRERR, encoded by the coding sequence ATGAACTCTTCGGGGAAGGGGAGGGACCTCATGGCTGCGGCGAGGCAAGCGGTCGCCGCCGCGCACGCGCCGTACTCGGGCTACCGGGTGGGGGCGGCGGTGCAGGACGAGCGCGGCCGTGTGTTCGTCGGCGTGAACGTCGAAAACGCCTCGTACGGGCTGACGCTCTGCGCGGAGCGTGTCGCGGTCGGCTCGGCGGTGGCGGCGGGCGCACGGCGGATCGTCGCGGTGGCGGTGACCGCGTCCGGCCGGGCGACGCCCTGGCCGTGCGGGGCGTGCCGTCAGGTACTGACGGAGTTCGCGGACGAATCCACCCCCGTGTGGGTGGCCGCTGCGGCCGGGCGGGTGCGCCGGACGACGGTCGGCGCGCTGCTCCCTTACGCGTTTCGATTTCGTGAGCGCCGATGA
- a CDS encoding ATP-binding cassette domain-containing protein produces MTPAPTSPAPRLDRVPTAAVPLVVVENASLGYGPHTVLENVNLAIKPGQWLWLIGPNGAGKTTLLRAMVGLCAPLEGVVRRAVHAHPIGYVPQQAWFDHRFPMSAREIAEMGLLARSGPWRHPRPADRALVDQWLRRFDLLDHATKRYAELSGGMRQKLLLARALISGARLFALDEATSELDAVSEATVWSELQHLTAERHGAVIAARHGELPPRSPALDEWIATVKDRTVKIRRRTEAHR; encoded by the coding sequence ATGACACCTGCCCCGACATCGCCTGCCCCCCGCCTCGACCGCGTGCCGACGGCGGCGGTCCCGTTGGTGGTCGTCGAGAACGCCTCCCTCGGCTACGGCCCGCACACGGTACTTGAGAACGTGAACCTCGCAATCAAACCTGGCCAATGGCTCTGGCTCATCGGACCGAATGGGGCGGGCAAAACCACGCTGCTACGCGCGATGGTTGGCTTGTGCGCGCCGCTGGAGGGCGTGGTCCGCCGTGCCGTTCACGCGCATCCGATCGGCTACGTCCCGCAGCAAGCCTGGTTCGATCACCGCTTTCCGATGTCCGCCCGCGAGATCGCCGAGATGGGCCTGCTGGCCAGATCCGGCCCGTGGCGACACCCCCGACCAGCGGACCGCGCTCTGGTCGACCAGTGGCTGAGACGGTTCGATCTGCTGGACCACGCGACGAAGCGATACGCGGAACTGTCCGGCGGAATGCGCCAGAAGCTCCTGCTGGCGCGGGCGCTCATTTCCGGCGCGCGCCTGTTTGCGCTGGACGAGGCGACCTCCGAGCTAGACGCAGTGTCCGAGGCGACCGTCTGGAGCGAACTGCAGCACCTCACCGCCGAACGGCACGGTGCGGTGATTGCGGCTCGCCACGGCGAGCTGCCGCCACGTTCGCCCGCCCTGGACGAATGGATCGCCACCGTCAAAGACCGAACGGTGAAAATTCGCCGGCGCACGGAGGCGCACCGATGA